A genome region from Crossiella equi includes the following:
- a CDS encoding AraC family transcriptional regulator: MLERLNQAMAHIEDHLEDHVDAKELARLAGTSEYHFRRMFSALAGLSLSEYVRRRRLTQAAKEVLSGQASLLDIAVRWGYGSNEAFARAFKAMHDIGPQEARNTKAALRSQQILSFRLTVEGSTNMEYRIVEREAFRVVGRGTRVPLVHVGMNPAIVEFIKGIGMPTLERMKELSDSEPQGLVALTDNAEGVEEGDHLDYFHGVVTTREAPQDMETRTIPAGTWAVFSNEGPYPHSVQYLWRDIYTQWFPSNPYESAPGPQMLRTEINGDTAKSELWIPVTG, from the coding sequence GTGCTGGAACGACTCAACCAAGCCATGGCCCACATCGAGGACCACCTCGAGGACCACGTCGACGCCAAGGAGCTGGCCCGCCTCGCGGGCACCTCCGAGTACCACTTCCGGCGGATGTTCTCGGCGCTGGCCGGGCTGTCGCTGAGCGAGTACGTCCGGCGCAGGCGGCTCACGCAGGCGGCGAAGGAGGTCCTCAGTGGACAGGCCTCGCTGCTCGACATCGCCGTGCGGTGGGGCTACGGCTCCAACGAGGCCTTCGCGCGTGCGTTCAAGGCCATGCACGACATCGGACCGCAGGAAGCCCGCAACACCAAGGCGGCCTTGCGGTCCCAGCAGATCCTCAGCTTCCGGCTGACCGTCGAAGGGAGTACGAACATGGAGTACCGGATCGTCGAACGCGAGGCGTTCCGGGTGGTCGGGCGCGGTACCCGGGTACCGCTCGTCCACGTGGGCATGAACCCCGCGATCGTGGAGTTCATCAAGGGCATCGGCATGCCGACGCTGGAGCGCATGAAGGAGCTCAGCGACAGCGAGCCGCAGGGCCTCGTCGCGCTGACCGACAACGCCGAGGGCGTCGAGGAGGGGGACCACCTCGACTACTTCCACGGCGTGGTCACCACCCGCGAGGCGCCGCAGGACATGGAGACCCGCACCATCCCCGCGGGCACCTGGGCGGTGTTCAGCAACGAGGGCCCGTACCCGCACTCGGTGCAGTACCTGTGGCGCGACATCTACACCCAGTGGTTCCCGTCGAACCCGTACGAGAGCGCCCCGGGGCCGCAGATGCTGCGGACCGAGATCAACGGGGACACCGCGAAGTCGGAGCTGTGGATTCCGGTCACCGGCTGA
- a CDS encoding amidohydrolase family protein produces MGDPSRREFLSWLARGTFGAVVLGSAAPAEASPAEVTVLVRTTLIDGTGRPPVPDATVVLSGDRVLAAGRHPEVPRVPGVRVVDLHGKYVIPGLWDLHTHSGFFAGTIPELHVVHGVTGVREMWGLPATHEVRDLIEAGEVLGPRMVISSVVVDGPGSPWPDVDLVRTEAEAWAAVHRAKAGGADLVKVYSFLSAECHAAIADECRQVGLRFAGHVPARVPVQVATDLGQHTHEHLYNLFTSTATDADERYRRLAELSTDPAHPNWWGRHAQRIEREAVATHDPARARDLFASLARRPGWQSPTLFVERQMSLSPETVLTDPVVRDRLRYIPVELREQWLATMRTRPPRTPEQVAEGLRFNDARLDLLGRLHEAGVPIVASTDAGYTYVFPGFALHDELALMARAGLPPMAILQSATSEAARCLGLADASGTVTAGKQADLVVLDANPLTDITNTRRIHAVVTRGRYLGPQDRSRLLAEIEAAAQTPVGAPVRMPASCCYP; encoded by the coding sequence ATGGGGGATCCAAGCCGCAGGGAGTTCCTGTCCTGGCTGGCCAGGGGCACGTTCGGGGCGGTGGTGCTGGGGTCCGCGGCCCCGGCTGAGGCCAGTCCGGCCGAGGTCACCGTGCTGGTGCGGACCACGCTCATCGATGGCACCGGACGGCCGCCGGTGCCGGACGCGACGGTGGTCCTGTCCGGGGACCGCGTCCTCGCGGCAGGCAGGCACCCGGAGGTACCCCGGGTGCCCGGTGTCCGGGTCGTGGACCTGCACGGCAAGTACGTCATCCCCGGTCTGTGGGACCTGCACACCCACTCGGGCTTCTTCGCGGGCACCATCCCGGAGCTGCACGTCGTGCACGGCGTCACCGGCGTCCGGGAGATGTGGGGCCTGCCCGCCACCCACGAGGTGCGCGACCTCATCGAGGCCGGTGAGGTGCTCGGCCCCCGCATGGTCATCTCCAGCGTGGTGGTCGACGGCCCGGGCAGCCCGTGGCCGGACGTCGACCTGGTGCGCACCGAGGCGGAGGCCTGGGCGGCCGTGCACCGGGCGAAGGCGGGCGGCGCGGACCTGGTCAAGGTCTACTCGTTCCTGTCGGCCGAGTGCCACGCCGCCATCGCGGACGAATGCCGCCAGGTGGGCCTGCGGTTCGCCGGGCACGTGCCGGCCCGCGTACCGGTGCAGGTCGCGACCGACCTGGGCCAGCACACCCACGAGCACCTCTACAACCTGTTCACCTCCACCGCGACCGACGCGGACGAGCGGTACCGGCGCCTGGCCGAGCTGTCGACGGACCCCGCCCACCCGAACTGGTGGGGCAGGCACGCCCAGCGGATCGAACGGGAGGCGGTGGCCACCCACGACCCGGCCCGCGCCCGTGACCTGTTCGCCAGCCTGGCCCGACGCCCAGGCTGGCAGTCCCCGACCCTGTTCGTCGAACGGCAGATGTCACTGTCCCCGGAGACGGTCCTGACCGATCCGGTGGTCCGCGACCGTCTGCGCTACATCCCGGTCGAGCTGCGCGAACAGTGGCTGGCCACGATGCGCACCCGCCCACCCCGCACCCCGGAACAGGTGGCCGAGGGCCTCCGCTTCAACGACGCCCGGCTGGACCTCCTGGGCAGGCTGCACGAGGCGGGCGTCCCGATCGTGGCGAGCACGGACGCGGGCTACACCTACGTCTTCCCGGGCTTCGCCCTGCACGACGAACTGGCCCTGATGGCCCGCGCGGGCCTGCCCCCGATGGCCATCCTCCAGTCCGCCACGAGCGAAGCGGCCCGCTGCCTGGGCCTGGCCGACGCCTCGGGCACGGTCACCGCGGGCAAACAGGCCGACCTGGTCGTCCTGGACGCCAACCCGCTCACCGACATCACCAACACCCGCCGCATCCACGCGGTCGTCACCCGCGGCCGCTACCTGGGCCCCCAGGACCGCTCCCGCCTCCTGGCCGAGATCGAAGCCGCCGCCCAGACCCCGGTCGGCGCCCCCGTCCGGATGCCCGCCTCCTGCTGCTACCCGTGA
- the dnaB gene encoding replicative DNA helicase: protein MAVVDDRDFRGGPESSGGGFERQPPQDLAAEQSVLGGMLLSKDAIADVVEAVRPNDFYRPAHQSIYECILDLYTRGEPADAITVSAELERRGELLRVGGAPYMHTLIATVPTAANAGYYAEIVAEKAVLRRLIEAGTKIVQLGHNGSEGADVTEVVDRAQAAIYEVTERRTTEDYSALEDLLQPTMDEIDAIASRGGNALGVPTGFIDLDSLTNGLHPGQMIIVAARPGVGKSTLGLDFARSASIKHGMTSVIFSLEMSKTEIVMRMLSAEARIRLADMRGGKMSDDDWTRLARRMSEISEAPLFIDDSPNMTMMEIRAKARRLKQRHDLKLIVLDYMQLMTSGKKVESRQQEVSEFSRNLKLLAKELQVPLVAMSQLNRGPEQRTDKRPMLSDLRESGSLEQDADMVMLIHRPDAWERDDPRAGEADLIIAKHRAGPTATIVVAHQLHYSRFTDLAQS, encoded by the coding sequence GTGGCCGTGGTGGACGACCGTGACTTTCGGGGCGGTCCGGAATCCTCCGGCGGTGGCTTCGAGCGCCAGCCCCCTCAGGACCTCGCGGCCGAGCAGTCCGTGCTCGGCGGCATGTTGCTGTCCAAGGACGCCATCGCGGACGTGGTCGAGGCGGTCCGGCCGAACGACTTCTACCGGCCCGCGCACCAGTCGATCTACGAGTGCATCCTCGACCTCTACACCCGGGGCGAGCCCGCCGACGCGATCACCGTCTCGGCGGAGCTGGAGCGGCGGGGCGAGCTGCTGCGGGTCGGCGGCGCGCCGTACATGCACACGCTGATCGCCACCGTGCCCACCGCGGCCAACGCGGGCTACTACGCCGAGATCGTGGCGGAGAAGGCCGTGCTCCGGCGTCTGATCGAGGCGGGCACCAAGATCGTGCAGCTGGGCCACAACGGCTCGGAGGGCGCGGACGTCACCGAGGTGGTCGACCGGGCGCAGGCGGCGATCTACGAGGTCACCGAGCGCCGCACCACCGAGGACTACTCGGCGCTGGAGGACCTGCTCCAGCCCACGATGGACGAGATCGACGCCATCGCCAGCCGGGGCGGCAACGCGCTGGGCGTGCCCACGGGCTTCATCGACCTGGACTCGCTGACCAACGGCCTGCACCCGGGCCAGATGATCATCGTCGCGGCCCGCCCGGGTGTCGGCAAGTCCACGCTCGGCCTGGACTTCGCGCGCAGCGCCTCCATCAAGCACGGCATGACCAGCGTCATCTTCTCGCTGGAAATGAGCAAAACCGAGATCGTCATGCGCATGCTCAGCGCCGAGGCCCGCATCCGCCTGGCCGACATGCGCGGCGGCAAGATGAGCGACGACGACTGGACGCGCCTGGCCCGCCGCATGAGCGAGATCAGCGAGGCCCCGCTCTTCATCGACGACTCGCCGAACATGACGATGATGGAGATCCGGGCCAAGGCCCGCCGCCTGAAGCAGCGCCACGACCTCAAGCTCATCGTCCTGGACTACATGCAGCTGATGACGAGCGGCAAGAAGGTCGAGTCCCGCCAGCAGGAAGTCTCCGAGTTCTCGCGAAACCTCAAGCTGCTGGCCAAGGAGCTCCAGGTCCCCCTGGTCGCGATGTCCCAGCTCAACCGAGGTCCGGAACAGCGCACCGACAAGCGCCCGATGCTCTCCGACCTCCGCGAGTCCGGCTCCCTGGAACAGGACGCGGACATGGTCATGCTGATCCACCGCCCGGACGCCTGGGAACGCGACGACCCGCGCGCGGGCGAGGCCGACCTGATCATCGCCAAGCACCGTGCGGGCCCCACCGCGACCATCGTGGTGGCCCACCAGCTGCACTACAGCCGCTTCACCGACCTGGCGCAGAGCTAA
- the rplI gene encoding 50S ribosomal protein L9 codes for MKLILTADVTGLGESGDIVEVKDGYGRNFLLPRGLAIVATKGAEKQVQTIRRAQEGRRIRDLDHAKEVKATLDGLGSVPVAGRAAAGGGKLFGSVTTAEIVAAIKSAGGPLLDKRSVETSGHIKTTGKHTVAVRLHPEVTVNVNLVVAAG; via the coding sequence ATGAAGCTCATCCTTACCGCTGACGTCACCGGCCTCGGTGAGTCGGGTGACATCGTCGAGGTGAAGGACGGCTACGGCCGCAACTTCCTGCTGCCCCGCGGCCTGGCCATCGTCGCCACCAAGGGCGCCGAGAAGCAGGTCCAGACGATCCGCCGTGCCCAGGAGGGCCGCCGGATCCGCGACCTGGACCACGCCAAGGAGGTCAAGGCCACGCTCGACGGCCTGGGCTCCGTGCCGGTCGCCGGTCGCGCTGCCGCCGGTGGCGGCAAGCTGTTCGGCTCCGTGACCACCGCCGAGATCGTTGCCGCGATCAAGTCGGCCGGTGGCCCGCTGCTGGACAAGCGGTCCGTCGAGACCTCGGGCCACATCAAGACCACCGGCAAGCACACCGTCGCGGTGCGCCTGCACCCGGAGGTCACGGTCAACGTCAACCTCGTGGTTGCCGCGGGCTGA
- the rpsR gene encoding 30S ribosomal protein S18, with amino-acid sequence MAKPPVRKPKKKVCAFCKDKTAHLIDYKDTALLRKFISDRGKIRARRVTGNCSQHQRDVAIAVKNSREMALLPYTSTAR; translated from the coding sequence ATGGCTAAGCCGCCTGTGCGCAAGCCGAAGAAGAAGGTCTGCGCGTTCTGCAAGGACAAGACCGCGCACCTGATCGACTACAAGGACACCGCGCTGCTCCGGAAGTTCATCTCCGACCGCGGCAAGATCCGTGCCCGCCGGGTCACCGGCAACTGCTCGCAGCACCAGCGCGACGTCGCCATCGCGGTGAAGAACTCGCGTGAGATGGCGCTGCTGCCGTACACCTCCACCGCCCGCTGA
- a CDS encoding single-stranded DNA-binding protein, with protein sequence MAGETVITVVGNLTADPELRFTQSGAAVASFTVASTPRTFDRQSGEWKDGEALFLRCSIWRQAAENVAESLTRGMRVVVQGRLRQRSFDTKEGEKRTVIELEVDEIGPSLRYATAKVNRAQRGGGGQGGGGGGYGSGGGAPADDPWGSAPPASSGGGGFNDEPPF encoded by the coding sequence ATGGCTGGTGAGACCGTAATCACGGTGGTCGGGAACCTGACCGCCGATCCGGAACTGCGCTTCACCCAGTCCGGCGCGGCCGTGGCGAGCTTCACCGTCGCCTCGACCCCCCGCACCTTCGACCGCCAGAGCGGCGAGTGGAAGGACGGGGAGGCGCTGTTCCTGCGGTGCAGCATCTGGCGGCAGGCGGCGGAGAACGTCGCCGAGTCCCTCACCCGCGGCATGCGTGTCGTGGTGCAGGGCAGGCTCCGCCAGCGCTCCTTCGACACGAAGGAAGGCGAGAAGCGCACCGTCATCGAGCTGGAGGTCGACGAGATCGGCCCCTCGCTGCGCTACGCAACGGCCAAGGTCAACCGCGCCCAGCGCGGTGGCGGCGGCCAGGGTGGCGGCGGCGGTGGGTACGGCTCGGGTGGCGGCGCGCCCGCCGACGACCCGTGGGGCTCCGCGCCCCCGGCCAGCTCCGGTGGCGGCGGCTTCAACGACGAGCCGCCGTTCTGA
- the rpsF gene encoding 30S ribosomal protein S6 codes for MRHYELMVILDPNVDERTVAPTLDSFLNVIRNSGGNVEKVDVWGKRRLSFEINKSPEGIYTVIDINSTPDAVKELDRQLNLQDTVLRTKVLRRDPAKFAKAAAKAAAKASKGPKAS; via the coding sequence GTGCGTCACTATGAACTGATGGTCATCCTGGACCCCAACGTGGACGAGCGCACTGTCGCTCCCACGCTGGACAGCTTCCTCAACGTCATCCGCAACTCCGGCGGGAACGTGGAGAAGGTCGATGTCTGGGGCAAGCGCCGGTTGTCGTTCGAGATCAACAAGTCCCCCGAGGGGATTTACACGGTCATCGACATCAACAGCACGCCGGACGCGGTCAAGGAGCTCGACCGCCAGCTGAACCTGCAGGACACCGTCCTGCGCACCAAGGTTCTGCGCCGCGACCCCGCCAAGTTCGCCAAGGCCGCGGCTAAGGCTGCCGCCAAGGCGTCCAAGGGCCCCAAGGCTTCCTGA
- a CDS encoding deoxyribonuclease IV produces MRIGAHVADDNPLGSAQDRGAEVVQFFLSNPQSWESPKPHPQADALREAGISVFVHSPYVINVASLNNRIRIPSRKSVVQQAEAAKATGALGLVVHGGHVTKGDDPADGIANWRKLFERQADAGGFAVPVLIENTAGGDNAMARRFDMLSRLWDAVGEFGAGFCLDTCHAHAAGEDLVGIVERVKAITGRIDLVHLNNSRDEFGSSRDRHANIDTGTIDPEVLAAVVNTADAPVVVETPGDGQAGDIAYLRSQLPA; encoded by the coding sequence ATGCGCATCGGGGCACACGTCGCCGACGACAACCCGCTCGGCTCGGCCCAGGACCGCGGCGCCGAGGTCGTCCAGTTCTTCCTGTCGAACCCGCAGAGCTGGGAGTCGCCCAAACCGCACCCGCAGGCCGACGCCCTGCGCGAGGCGGGCATCTCGGTGTTCGTGCACTCGCCGTACGTCATCAACGTCGCGTCGCTGAACAACCGCATCCGCATCCCCTCCCGCAAGTCCGTGGTGCAGCAGGCCGAGGCGGCCAAGGCCACCGGCGCGCTGGGCCTGGTGGTGCACGGCGGGCACGTCACCAAGGGCGACGACCCGGCCGACGGCATCGCCAACTGGCGCAAGCTGTTCGAGCGCCAGGCGGACGCGGGCGGCTTCGCGGTGCCGGTGCTCATCGAGAACACCGCGGGCGGTGACAACGCGATGGCCCGCCGCTTCGACATGCTGTCCCGCCTGTGGGACGCGGTCGGCGAGTTCGGCGCGGGCTTCTGCCTGGACACCTGCCACGCGCACGCCGCGGGTGAGGACCTGGTGGGCATCGTCGAGCGGGTCAAGGCGATCACCGGCCGCATCGACCTGGTGCACCTGAACAACTCGCGCGATGAGTTCGGCTCCTCGCGTGACCGGCACGCCAACATCGACACCGGCACGATCGACCCCGAGGTGCTGGCGGCCGTGGTCAACACGGCCGACGCGCCGGTGGTCGTGGAGACACCCGGCGACGGGCAGGCGGGCGACATCGCCTACCTGCGCTCCCAGCTGCCCGCGTGA
- a CDS encoding glycosyltransferase family 87 protein, producing the protein MIRFGRTALAALVLLCGVLLVGAYANKARCGGPEFDQWGRSAPDYANRHGELCYSDIQHLWLGREVDRHVFPYLGGGLSEDGQLTGGSVEYPVLTGLFIWAGAVLATNDAEFLLHSSLLLAPFGLLVAWLLGRLSRWRALVWALAPGLVLHAFHNWDLPAVACAVGAVYAVHRGWGREGVTRPLVERAMVAGVLLGLGAAFKLYPGFFVLPLALYVLTGGERGRWLPRGRRWDVAGSVRVLLATAVTVALVNLPFAVLGYQGWLASFVFQRERKVDITTNSVWFWAFRPISDPSNVDFQTLVSWLSPTMVVLAFVIALLVGWLRWTVTGEYPWVGVSAAMLCGFLLLHKVHSPQYTLWLLPFFVLLEVRWGWVLAYTAVDLCLGIGVFLWYHAIEFGLPIGIYDSLPAQAVMIGVWGKAGLLLSLFLVFPAAADTFERRMDQVLAR; encoded by the coding sequence GTGATCCGCTTCGGCAGGACCGCGCTCGCCGCGCTGGTCCTGCTGTGCGGGGTGCTGCTGGTCGGCGCCTACGCGAACAAGGCCAGGTGCGGCGGCCCCGAGTTCGACCAGTGGGGCCGCAGCGCACCGGACTACGCCAACCGGCACGGCGAGCTCTGCTACTCCGACATCCAGCACCTGTGGCTGGGCCGCGAGGTCGACCGGCACGTCTTCCCCTACCTGGGCGGCGGGCTGTCCGAGGACGGGCAGCTCACCGGCGGCTCGGTGGAGTACCCGGTGCTCACCGGGCTGTTCATCTGGGCGGGCGCGGTCCTCGCCACCAACGACGCCGAGTTCCTGCTGCACTCCAGCCTGCTGCTGGCGCCGTTCGGCCTGCTGGTGGCCTGGCTGCTGGGCAGGCTCTCGCGCTGGCGGGCGCTGGTCTGGGCGCTGGCGCCGGGCCTGGTGCTGCACGCCTTCCACAACTGGGACCTGCCCGCCGTGGCGTGCGCGGTCGGCGCGGTCTACGCGGTGCACCGGGGCTGGGGCCGCGAGGGAGTGACCCGGCCGCTGGTCGAGCGGGCCATGGTGGCGGGCGTGCTGCTCGGGCTCGGCGCCGCGTTCAAGCTGTACCCGGGCTTCTTCGTGCTGCCGCTGGCGCTGTACGTGCTCACCGGCGGCGAACGCGGGCGCTGGCTGCCGCGCGGCAGGCGCTGGGACGTGGCGGGCTCGGTGCGCGTGCTGCTGGCCACCGCGGTCACCGTGGCGCTGGTGAACCTGCCGTTCGCGGTGCTGGGCTACCAGGGCTGGCTGGCCTCGTTCGTCTTCCAGCGCGAGCGCAAGGTCGACATCACCACGAACTCCGTGTGGTTCTGGGCGTTCCGGCCCATCTCCGACCCGTCGAACGTGGACTTCCAGACGCTGGTCTCCTGGCTGTCACCGACCATGGTCGTGCTGGCCTTCGTCATCGCGCTGCTGGTGGGCTGGCTGCGCTGGACGGTCACCGGCGAGTACCCCTGGGTGGGCGTGTCCGCGGCCATGCTGTGCGGGTTCCTGCTGCTGCACAAGGTGCACTCGCCGCAGTACACGCTGTGGCTGCTGCCCTTCTTCGTGCTGCTGGAGGTGCGCTGGGGCTGGGTGCTGGCCTACACCGCGGTCGACCTGTGCCTGGGCATCGGCGTGTTCCTCTGGTACCACGCGATCGAGTTCGGTCTGCCCATCGGCATCTACGACAGCCTGCCCGCGCAGGCGGTGATGATCGGTGTCTGGGGCAAGGCCGGGCTGCTGCTCTCGCTGTTCTTGGTCTTCCCGGCCGCGGCCGACACCTTCGAACGGAGGATGGACCAGGTTCTCGCACGGTGA
- a CDS encoding SGNH/GDSL hydrolase family protein, producing MALHGKRSLAALVTLALLATGSPASAAPTGWVGTWASSPSAAVPGSDRGYANHSMRNTVHTSIGGSQVRVRLSNAFSDKPVLFGKVTVAVAAGPGTPRAVPGTMRVLTFGGETSVTAPARADLVSDAAELAVPADGDLLVTTFTPEPSGPVTHHSMAMQHNWFSRDGDHAAEESGAAFTEQTPSWHYVTAVDVRGKARASVVALGDSITDGWNAGYDTNLRWPDQLADRLGGRLGVLNAGISGNRVLLDAGQQGQSALARFDRDVLAQAGVRTVIVFEGINDITNEPRQADPRKIIEGLKQVASRAKARGLRVLAGTIAPFKNTWGWTEQLDGVRQEVNRFIRNNPHFDGLVDFDVALRDTEDPLRLRPAYNSGDNLHPNAAGFTAMAAAVDLARL from the coding sequence ATGGCCCTTCATGGAAAGCGCTCTCTCGCCGCGCTGGTGACGCTGGCCCTGCTCGCGACGGGCAGCCCGGCCTCGGCCGCGCCCACCGGCTGGGTGGGCACGTGGGCGTCCTCGCCGTCCGCCGCGGTGCCCGGGTCGGACCGCGGCTACGCCAACCACTCGATGCGCAACACCGTGCACACCAGCATCGGCGGCTCGCAGGTGCGCGTGCGGCTGTCCAACGCCTTCAGCGACAAGCCGGTGCTCTTCGGCAAGGTGACCGTCGCGGTCGCGGCCGGGCCGGGCACCCCGCGGGCGGTGCCGGGCACGATGCGCGTGCTGACCTTCGGCGGCGAGACCTCGGTGACCGCGCCCGCCAGGGCGGACCTGGTCAGCGACGCGGCCGAGCTCGCGGTGCCCGCCGACGGCGACCTGCTGGTCACCACGTTCACCCCGGAGCCGTCCGGGCCGGTGACCCACCACTCGATGGCCATGCAGCACAACTGGTTCAGCCGGGACGGCGACCACGCGGCGGAGGAGTCCGGCGCCGCGTTCACCGAGCAGACGCCGAGCTGGCACTACGTCACCGCGGTGGATGTCCGCGGCAAGGCCAGGGCCAGTGTGGTCGCGCTCGGGGACTCGATCACCGACGGCTGGAACGCGGGCTACGACACCAACCTGCGCTGGCCGGACCAGCTGGCCGACCGGCTTGGCGGGCGGCTGGGCGTGCTCAACGCCGGGATCAGCGGCAACCGCGTGCTGCTGGACGCGGGCCAGCAGGGCCAGAGCGCGCTGGCCCGGTTCGACCGGGACGTGCTGGCCCAGGCCGGGGTGCGCACGGTGATCGTGTTCGAGGGCATCAACGACATCACCAACGAGCCCCGCCAGGCCGACCCACGCAAGATCATCGAGGGGCTGAAGCAGGTGGCGAGCAGGGCCAAGGCGCGCGGGCTGCGCGTGCTGGCCGGGACCATCGCCCCGTTCAAGAACACCTGGGGCTGGACCGAGCAGCTGGACGGCGTGCGTCAGGAGGTCAACCGCTTCATCCGCAACAACCCGCACTTCGACGGCCTGGTCGACTTCGACGTGGCCCTGCGCGACACCGAGGACCCGCTGCGGCTGCGCCCGGCCTACAACTCCGGCGACAACCTGCACCCGAACGCGGCCGGGTTCACGGCCATGGCGGCTGCGGTGGACCTGGCCAGGTTGTGA
- a CDS encoding SGNH/GDSL hydrolase family protein, which produces MTTRYKRVLAALGVAALLFSGAPAVAGAAPAPPGDWVGTWAASPCAGTSENGYANYSIRNIVHTSIGGSQVRVRLSNAFGTKPVLFGQVTVALAAGPDTPNAKPGTMRTLTFGGERSVTAPARADIVSDPVPLTVPADSDLLVTTFTPEPSGPVTYHSLTMQNSYYTRAGNFSASESGAPYNEQTRWWHYVSGVDVKAPGVRGSVVTLGDSITDGANSTWGANLRWPDQLADRMKAGPAHLRLGVQNAGISGNRLLLDGGGAGVNALARLDRDVLTQTGARTLIVFEGINDIQQTPHQTDPKPIIAALKQIATRAKDRGLRVLGATITPFKGWGSYSEELEATRAAVNQWIRNNTHFDAVIDFDAAIRDPQDPKRIKPEYDQGDHLHPGDAGFKAMANAVNLSLL; this is translated from the coding sequence ATGACAACCAGGTACAAGCGCGTGCTCGCCGCGCTCGGCGTGGCCGCACTGCTGTTCTCCGGCGCACCCGCCGTCGCCGGAGCGGCCCCCGCGCCCCCGGGGGACTGGGTCGGCACCTGGGCCGCCTCACCCTGCGCGGGCACCTCGGAGAACGGCTACGCCAACTACTCCATCCGCAACATCGTGCACACCAGCATCGGCGGCTCGCAGGTGCGCGTGCGGCTGTCCAACGCCTTCGGCACCAAGCCGGTGCTGTTCGGGCAGGTCACGGTCGCGCTGGCGGCCGGTCCGGACACGCCGAACGCCAAGCCGGGCACCATGCGCACGCTGACCTTCGGCGGCGAGCGCTCGGTGACCGCGCCCGCGCGGGCCGACATCGTCAGCGACCCGGTGCCGCTGACCGTGCCCGCCGACTCGGACCTGCTGGTCACCACGTTCACGCCGGAGCCGTCCGGGCCGGTCACCTACCACTCGCTGACCATGCAGAACTCCTACTACACGCGTGCGGGCAACTTCTCCGCCTCGGAGTCCGGCGCCCCGTACAACGAGCAGACCCGCTGGTGGCACTACGTGTCCGGCGTGGATGTGAAGGCGCCGGGCGTGCGCGGCAGCGTGGTCACGCTCGGCGACTCGATCACCGACGGCGCGAACTCCACCTGGGGCGCCAACCTGCGCTGGCCGGACCAGCTGGCCGACCGGATGAAGGCCGGGCCCGCGCACCTGCGGCTGGGCGTCCAGAACGCGGGCATCAGCGGCAACCGGCTGCTGCTGGACGGCGGCGGCGCGGGCGTGAACGCGCTGGCCAGGCTCGACCGGGACGTGCTCACCCAGACCGGGGCGCGCACGCTGATCGTGTTCGAGGGCATCAACGACATCCAGCAGACCCCGCACCAGACCGACCCGAAGCCGATCATCGCCGCGCTGAAGCAGATCGCCACCCGGGCCAAGGACCGCGGGCTGCGGGTGCTCGGCGCGACGATCACCCCGTTCAAGGGCTGGGGCTCCTACAGCGAGGAGCTGGAGGCCACCCGCGCCGCGGTCAACCAGTGGATCCGGAACAACACCCACTTCGACGCGGTGATCGACTTCGACGCGGCCATCCGCGACCCGCAGGACCCGAAGCGGATCAAGCCCGAGTACGACCAGGGCGACCACCTGCACCCGGGCGACGCCGGGTTCAAGGCCATGGCGAACGCGGTCAACCTGTCACTGCTGTGA